A portion of the Anoplopoma fimbria isolate UVic2021 breed Golden Eagle Sablefish chromosome 15, Afim_UVic_2022, whole genome shotgun sequence genome contains these proteins:
- the rpap1 gene encoding RNA polymerase II-associated protein 1 produces the protein MLRRPKPSDSEADLLREQEKFLTSGAPSAANVVRRPDKRRGEAGGEGGGCNREDEGRPRDVVTIEDLPDELPTLTPAPPKKSRFKANRVTFEDEDAGETLDRHDTHISAVLSRIVERDTSSTPISLPALTGIAFPKVLHRSETSSQVPLSSAVGKKSIFARQIAAQRLKEGKTPLHCAPEAAQTPEHREQNLPTETSMDTDQCGAAHDHPTAVSGPSLLSGQGLGVPDSSGETMRIHSENQAKLQAMSQSEILQEQNKLLSQLDPRLVDFVRSRKAQSVPSSASASKQPRGKSSKDNFPLEDMSRESASSGAAVLFQKPREVEMEREEGAEDLPTSPAVTEKDLLLKPKKEWVHMDKLEPEKLEWMRDLPAPRRKGTDKAMQARFDFVGTLIPPDEDLPTHLGLHHHGEEPERAGYSLQELFLLSRSQLIQQRSLALGTLANILSKAHAGKYGSVLKGSVVSTLLDAGLLFLLRFALDDGVEGVMSAAVHALKALLVCEADEECLDYTFSWFRGLASFPLLPSAQEEEEEEDEGLPEILKETAKEKEERKSDHDVARQDVVKGLLKMKLLPRLRYILEVFRPSPPVVQDVLQILTRIARHSSSSATQVLECPRLMETVLSEFLPTSWTAPSSPIPQSVYGLPLASAVKLLRVLATSGRHACARLLNSLGVRERLPLLLSADPSELLLEPTEALRITTEAYRLWAVAAGYGQACKLYIDLYPSLAKTLQSVHTVLAPSDPLLPLQLQRVLALISLLTQITHTAGCHQELQAGMLSSQGEECPPPPPVSWGHVTGLQASLLGHLRGFVKSLDNPVQEDISLAVIPVYLVYIEAYYHQLSRQNCFKPVETLQELERLVSEVLLPLLSHNVVQGLIKNLKSSSVVCNVQSSHLGPETTPSLPGLACPGWRDRPGLVAPSSPFPLLTALGLLLETITGLHKGLSCKFSGLLLSEPVIGYLRSTSQAMPILSHTRAWLVRHEHHLLYLLLRLAHRLVSIEREVAKYASLYHQVALVLLPWLLPGSEFLGHELLSTIIFNKDFISEGQSGGPEAVELGELKLQEETKPQTSPSLQTVGALLREACIQLPSIRGCFLTHLAHLESSVLTSRDALLGRNPWISSHLLPELTGPTVPSDWPFLPLVSLYERTGVSDGGGLEVEDLPQGALQAVTHCLQWLLLLEVWREEALKVILPVAKLARLSCVFLCSSDLFLERPVQKLMWGLFRLLTRRSKLDSLDLNVPPPGLASFQDLYSALLTQYEAVSFGDRLFGSWVLLPLQRRYSAIMRLAVFGEHVGMLRSLGVTLEQLSIPIERFTSPPEDSLPLLHLYFRSLVTGTLKPRWCPVLYVVTLSHVNAFIFSQDAAAQEVEAARHSMLRKIYYLTDEVLRNHLLLFRLPQQRSEFGFDLYEQLPPNRAKRLESVLRQQDSSDDKGH, from the exons ATGTTGCGGCGTCCAAAGCCGTCCGACTCTGAGGCTGACCTCCTCAGGGAGCAGGAGAAGTTCCTGACCTCTGGAGCTCCTTCTGCGGCCAATGTGGTCCGCAGACCTGACAAGAGGAGAGGCGaggctggaggagaaggaggggggtgTAACAGGGAGGATGAAGGAAGACCAAGGGATGTTGTTACCATAGAAG ATCTTCCAGACGAACTCCCGACTCTGACACCAGCCCCTCCTAAGAAGTCTCGATTCAAAGCCAATCGTGTTACTTTTGAGGATGAGGATGCTGGGGAGACGCTGGACAGACATGACACTCACATCAGCGCTGTTCTCTCCAGAATAGTT GAAAGAGATACCAGCTCTACTCCAATATCTCTACCAGCACTTACAGGCATTGCTTTCCCAAAAGTATTGCACCGTTCAGAAACCAGCAGTCAG GTGCCACTATCTTCCGCTGTTGGAAAGAAGAGTATCTTTGCGCGTCAGATAGCAGCTCAAAGACTAAAGGAGGGAAAGACACCTTTGCATTGTGCACCTGAAGCTGCTCAGacacctgaacacagagagcagaACCTGCCCACTGAGACCAGCATGGATACAGATCAGTGTGGTGCTGCACATGATC ATCCAACTGCAGTCTCAGGTCCCAGTTTGCTGTCTGGTCAGGGGCTTGGGGTCCCAGATAGCTCAGGAGAAACCATGAGGATCCACAGTGAGAACCAGGCTAAACTCCAGGCCATGTCTCAGTCTGAGATACTACAGGAGCAGAATAAACTCTTATCTCAGCTCG ATCCTAGACTAGTGGACTTTGTTAGATCTCGCAAAGCCCAGAGCGTCCCGTCTTCTGCCTCCGCATCCAAACAACCCCGGGGCAAAAGCAGCAAGGACAATTTTCCTCTTGAAGACATGAGCAGGGAGTCCGCCTCCTCTGGTGCTGCTGTGCTTTTTCAGAAACCCCGAGAAgtagagatggaaagagaggagggggcgGAAGATCTGCCAACATCACCTGCTGTGACGG AGAAGGACCTGCTGCTGAAGCCTAAGAAGGAATGGGTCCACATGGAtaagctggaaccagagaagCTGGAGTGGATGAGAGACTTGCCTGCACCCAGAAGGAAAGGAACCGACAAG GCCATGCAGGCTCGCTTTGACTTTGTTGGGACCTTGATTCCACCCGATGAGGATCTGCCCACCCATTTAGGCCTGCACCACCACGGAGAGGAGCCTGAG CGGGCAGGTTACTCCCTGCAGGAACTATTCCTGCTGTCTCGGAGTCAGCTCATCCAGCAGAGGAGTCTGGCCCTCGGCACTCTGGCCAACATCCTCTCAAAg GCACATGCTGGAAAGTACGGGTCAGTGCTAAAAGGCAGCGTGGTGTCCACTCTGCTCGACGCCGGCCTGCTCTTCCTGCTCCGCTTTGCATTGGACGACGGTGTGGAGGGAGTGATGTCTGCAGCTGTGCATGCACTTAAAGCACTGCTTGTGTGTGAAGCCGATGAA GAGTGTTTGGACTATACCTTCTCCTGGTTTCGCGGCCTGGCCTCCTTCCCTCTGCTGCCGTCTgctcaggaggaggaagaagaggaggatgaaggcctcCCAGAAATTTTGAAAGAGACGGccaaggagaaggaggagaggaagagtgatCATGATGTGGCCAGGCAGGATGTTGTCAAG ggTCTGTTAAAGATGAAACTGCTCCCCAGGCTGCGTTACATCCTGGAGGTGTTCCGACCTTCTCCTCCAGTGGTCCAGGACGTCCTGCAGATCCTGACTCGTATCGCCAGGCACTCCTCCTCATCTGCCACCCAG GTGCTTGAGTGTCCTCGCTTGATGGAGACGGTGTTGTCAGAGTTCCTTCCAACTTCCTGGACGGCGCCATCTTCTCCCATTCCTCAGTCTGTTTACGGACTCCCACTGGCCAGCGCCGTGAAGCTGTTGAGAGTGTTGGCGACCTCTGGCAGACATGCCTGTGCCAGACTG TTAAACTCTCTTGGAGTGAGGGAGCGTCTGCCTCTTCTGCTGAGTGCTGATCCCAGCGAGCTGCTGCTGGAACCAACCGAAGCCCTCCGGATCACCACCGAGGCCTACAGGCTGTGGGCTGTGGCAGCCGGCTACGGACAGGCCTGCAAACTATACAT AGATCTGTATCCAAGCCTAGCGAAGACCTTACAGTCGGTTCACACAGTCCTGGCCCCCTCAGATCCTCTGTTGCCTTTGCAGCTCCAGCGGGTCCTGGCTCTGATTTCTCTGCTTacacagatcacacacacagctggttgCCATCAGGAGCTACAGGCTGGCATGCTCAG CTCTCAGGGAGAAGagtgccctcctcctcctccagtgtcTTGGGGTCATGTCACAGGGTTGCAGGCATCCTTGTTGGGTCACTTGAGGGGCTTTGTGAAGAGCCTTGATAATCCAGTCCAGGAAGACATCAGCCTGGCTGTAATACCAGTTTACTTGGTCTACATAGAAGCTTACTACCATCAGCTCTCCAGACAG AACTGTTTCAAGCCAGTAGAGACCCTTCAAGAACTGGAGCGACTGGTGTCCGAGGTTCTCCTCCCCCTGCTGTCCCACAATGTGGTTCAAGGCCTGATCAAGAACCTAAA GTCTTCGTCAGTGGTGTGTAATGTCCAGTCTAGTCATCTGGGCCCAGAAACAACTCCCAGCCTCCCTGGTTTGGCCTGCCCAGGATGGAGGGACCGCCCGGGCCTTGTTGCTCctagctcccccttccctcttcTCACAGCCCTGGGGCTTCTCCTGGAAACAATCACAGGTCTCCACAAAGGCCTCAGCTGCAAG TTCAGCGGCCTCCTCCTGTCAGAACCTGTGATTGGTTACCTGAGAAGTACCAGTCAGGCTATGCCCATCCTGTCTCACACCAGAGCCTGGCTTGTCCGTCATGAACACCACCTCCTCTACCTGCTGCTCCGGCTGGCTCACAGACTG GTTTCCATTGAGCGAGAAGTAGCCAAGTATGCCTCACTGTACCACCAGGTGGCGCTGGTTCTGCTACCATGGTTGTTACCAGGCAGTGAATTTCTGGGACATGAACTGCTGTCCACCATCATCTTCAACAAGGACTTTATATC AGAGGGCCAAAGTGGAGGACCTGAAGCTGTAGAGCTGGGAGAGCTTAAACTCCAAGAGGAAACAAAACCCCaaacctctccctctctgcagacTGTCGGAGCTCTCCTGAGAGAAGCCTGCATCCAGCTGCCATCCATACGAGGCTGCTTCCTCACTCATCTGGCCCATCTGGAGTCATCCGTACTGACGTCCCGAGACGCTCTCCTCGGTCGCAACCCCTGGATCAGCTCCCATCTCCTCCCAGAGCTCACTGGTCCCACCGTGCCATCTGATTGGCCTTTCCTCCCTCTCGTCAGCCTGTATGAGCGGACAGGGGTCTCCGACGGAGGAGGGTTAGAGGTGGAAGACCTCCCACAGGGGGCTCTGCAGGCGGTGACTCATTGTCTGCAGtggttgctgctgctggaggtctGGAGGGAGGAGGCACTAAAG GTGATCCTCCCTGTAGCAAAACTCGCCCGCCTGtcctgtgtgttcctgtgttcCAGTGACTTGTTCCTGGAGAGACCTGTTCAGAAACTGATGTGGGGTCTGTTCAGACTGCTGACCAG GCGATCCAAGCTGGACTCTTTGGACCTGAACGTCCCTCCTCCTGGTCTAGCTTCTTTCCAAGACCTGTACTCTGCTCTTTTGACCCAGTACGAAGCTGTGTCCTTCGGAGACCGGCTGTTTGGCTCCTGGGTGCTCTTACCCTTGCAGAGGAGGTACAGCGCCATCATGAGGCTGGCTGTGTTTGGAGAACATGTGGGGATGCTGAGGTCACTGGGAGTCACTCTGGAACAG CTCTCCATTCCTATCGAGCGGTTCACCTCCCCCCCTGAagactccctccctctcctccatctctacTTCCGCTCTTTGGTTACGGGGACCCTGAAGCCTCGTTGGTGTCCTGTGTTATATGTGGTTACCTTGTCCCACGTCAATGCTTTCATCTTCTCTCAGGATGCTGCAGCACAG GAGGTTGAAGCAGCTCGACACAGTATGCTGAGGAAAATTTACTACCTGACTGATGAG GTGTTGAGGAACCACTTGTTGCTCTTTCGTCTGCCACAACAGCGCTCAGAGTTTGGCTTTGATTTGTATGAGCAATTGCCTCCAAATAGGGCAAAGCGTCTGGAGAGTGTCCTGAGACAGCAGGATAGCAGCGATGACAAAGGACACTGA
- the si:dkey-13p1.4 gene encoding transmembrane protein 151B, with product MLSSDPVQDAAARTPNDAEGEEQEEEEEEEEDSPAERDVLEEVGRPVKQSLGACVCRESHWRCLLLSLLMYSCLGTVAWCQLTRVTKISFNSALTSSFTASFTSSLRGASGMGVGGHSMIYHDSPCSDGYIYIPVALLLILYVLYMVECWHCRARSELQSKADVDSVYERVLRMRQAHPCIWWKAISYHFVRRTRQVTRYRNGDAYTTTQVYHERVNTHVAEGEFDYGHCGMKDVSRDLRGLEGHPATRLRFTKCFSFTEAGPENDYLNQRARFFSEIEGLDDYMEAREGMQLKNVDFRENLIAYVDPDRMPWYASQVAFWLAALLMLSWPLRVLIEYRTAYVHYRIEKLFGLEYSPSPLDEDSPLGNNTGCVIPRVDTLDSTEMEWHIRCNHQVIPSYSEAMLINMSAADSHSLQDTECPSSSNCFLLDSSQTAQSYGALQSQEDCEQCTEPNGQGDGGGRRRTTTSSSCSSIFSCRGALLHSHLSSDTSRFSLCRMYGSHRTMALWRSRSSNLTDPCCVDEQCCRSDSSQLALSESPPTYRDARFFPVLIVHRSEARGSEDGREVRRYYIRRGSSCVETDL from the exons ATGCTCTCCTCCGATCCGGTGCAGGACGCGGCGGCCAGAACTCCCAATGATGCTgagggagaggagcaggaggaggaggaggaggaggaggaggactcccCAGCTGAGAGGGATGTCCTGGAGGAGGTAGGT cgtCCAGTGAAACAGTCCCTGGGTGCTTGCGTCTGCCGGGAGTCCCATTGGCGCTGCCTGCTGCTCTCCCTGCTCATGTACAGCTGCCTGGGCACGGTGGCCTGGTGTCAGCTGACCCGGGTCACCAAAATCAGCTTCAACTCggccctcacctcctccttcacggcctccttcacctcctccctgCGGGGGGCCTCTGGGATGGGCGTCGGAGGACACTCAATGATCTACCACGACAGCCCCTGCTCTGACGGCTACATCTACATCCCTGTGGCCCTCCTGCTCATACTCTACGTCTTATACATGGTGGAGTGCTGGCACTGCAGAGCCAGGAGCGAGCTGCAGAGCAAAGCCGACGTGGACAGTGTGTATGAGCGCGTGCTGCGGATGAGACAGGCCCATCCTTGCATATGGTGGAAGGCTATCAGCTACCACTTTGTGCGACGGACTCGGCAAGTCACTCGATACCGTAACGGGGACGCATACACCACCACGCAGGTGTACCATGAGAGAGTGAACACCCACGTGGCTGAGGGTGAGTTTGACTACGGCCACTGTGGGATGAAAGATGTGTCGCGTGACCTCAGAGGCTTGGAGGGACATCCGGCAACTCGCCTGCGCTTCACCAAATGTTTCAGCTTCACAGAGGCCGGTCCAGAAAATGATTACCTCAACCAGAGAGCCAGGTTCTTCTCTGAAATTGAGGGTTTGGACGATTACATGGAGGCCAGGGAGGGGATGCAGCTGAAGAATGTGGACTTCAGAGAAAACCTAATAGCCTATGTGGACCCAGATAGGATGCCTTGGTACGCTTCTCAGGTCGCCTTCTGGCTGGCAGCTCTGCTGATGTTGTCCTGGCCTCTGAGGGTGCTTATTGAGTACCGCACTGCTTATGTGCACTACCGCATAGAGAAACTATTTGGGTTAGAGTACAGTCCCTCTCCTCTAGATGAAGACTCCCCTCTGGGGAATAATACTGGTTGTGTTATCCCAAGAGTAGACACACTGGACAGCACTGAGATGGAGTGGCACATACGCTGTAACCACCAGGTGATCCCGAGCTACTCAGAGGCCATGCTGATAAACATGAGCGCAGCAGACTCTCACTCACTACAAGACACAGAATGCCCCTCATCCTCAAACTGCTTCCTTCTGGACAGCAGCCAGACTGCTCAGAGTTACGGCGCTCTGCAAAGCCAGGAGGACTGCGAGCAATGCACGGAGCCGAACGGGCAGGGTGAcggaggaggcaggaggaggaccACCACCAgttccagctgctcctccatcttctcctgcCGGGGAGCGCTGCTCCATTCCCACCTCTCCTCGGACACGTCTCGATTCTCCCTCTGCCGCATGTACGGCTCCCATCGCACCATGGCTCTGTGGAGGAGCCGCAGCAGCAACCTGACTGACCCCTGCTGTGTGGACGAGCAGTGCTGCCGGTCTGACTCCAGCCAGCTGGCGCTCAGCGAGAGTCCGCCGACTTATAGGGACGCCCGGTTCTTCCCAGTTCTCATTGTGCATCGGTCTGAGGCCCGTGGCAGCGAGGACGGGAGGGAAGTGAGGCGATATTACATACGCAGAGGGTCTTCCTGTGTGGAGACAGATCTGTGA
- the lrr1 gene encoding leucine-rich repeat protein 1 yields the protein MKLQCDVEVVNRMLPSFGMKSRGKGSRAVLSIGKQLDKTSQRSNIYMMICTAKDRAGSKYKLKDNIEKFFTWFVEEGKATVRLKEPAVDICMSKADANSLKNFLSAARLADRGSDASSLPLSTLTPVRARDVEQPKKKLTIVSKKDYPLTSNFPYSLEQLQVSYCKLSRVDMRMLSLKALRKLDLSNNHIKKLPATIGDLSCLSELILHNNHLEAFSEALCLSTLQRTLQLLDLSQNRLQTLPAQFCQLKELVNLKLDDNELVCLPFHVGRHSKLRFLSAAHNQLTMLPSDFRKLSLENLDLFGNPFVQPNPFDHTMNLTFPLPLQELASRAVSNLRLPYGPHLIPAHLCRDLEVGKMCDCGRVCINFYIKTAVSMNLHQVSHTVVLVDDMGGTEAPVQQHFCSLSCYSEFLDNSLQRGIR from the exons ATGAAGCTGCAGTGTGATGTCGAGGTGGTGAACCGGATGCTGCCCTCGTTTGGGATGAAAAGTCGAGGGAAGGGGAGCAGAGCGGTGCTGTCCATCGGGAAGCAGCTGGACAAGACGAGTCAACGCAGCAACATCTACATGATGATCTGCACAGCCAAAGACAGAGCAGGCTCCAAGTACAAG CTCAAAGACAACATAGAGAAGTTCTTTACTTGGTTTGTGGAGGAAGGAAAGGCCACTGTGAGACTAAAGGAGCCTGCTGTTGACATTTGTATGAGCAAG GCTGATGCAAATAGCTTAAAGAACTTCCTCTCAGCCGCTCGTCTGGCGGACAGAGGAAGCGACGCGAGTAGCCTTCCTCTCTCCACGCTCACTCCTGTACGCGCCAGAGACGTAGAGCAACCCAAGAAGAAGCTCACCATCGTCTCCAAGAAGGACTACCCCCTCACCTCCAACTTCCCCTACTCTCTGGAGCAGCTGCAAGTCTCCTACTGCAAACTGTCACGGGTGGACATGCGGATGCTGTCTCTTAAAG ctctCCGCAAGCTAGACCTCAGCAACAACCACATCAAGAAACTCCCCGCCACCATCGGTGACCTCAGCTGCCTCTCCGAGCTCATCCTCCACAACAACCACCTGGAAGCCTTCAGCGAGGCCCTCTGCCTGTCCACCCTGCAGCGGACCCTCCAGCTCCTGGACCTCAGCCAGAATCGACTGCAGACCCTCCCCGCTCAGTTCTGCCAGCTCAAAGAACTGGTGAACCTCAAGCTGGACGACAACGAGCTCGTCTGTTTGCCGTTCCACGTGGGCCGGCACTCCAAGCTGAGGTTCCTGTCGGCGGCGCACAACCAGCTCACTATGTTGCCCTCTGACTTCCGGAAGCTCAGTCTGGAGAACCTGGACCTGTTTGGGAATCCGTTTGTCCAACCTAACCCTTTTGACCACACAATGAATCTTACATTCCCACTTCCACTTCAAGAGCTGGCTTCCAGAGCTGTGTCCAACCTCAG GTTACCATACGGACCTCACCTCATCCCTGCCCACTTGTGTCGGGACCTTGAAGTAGGCAAGATGTGCGACTGCGGCCGGGTCTGCATCAATTTCTACATCAAGACGGCGGTCAGCATGAACCTGCACCAGGTCTCTCACACAGTGGTCCTGGTGGACGACATGGGGGGCACAGAGGCTCCGGTGCAGCAGCACTTCTGCTCCCTCTCTTGCTACTCCGAGTTTTTAGACAACTCGCTCCAGAGAGGAATCAGATGA
- the dnaaf2 gene encoding protein kintoun has translation MVEVGEKLRELNMTVDEVDRLTKALRDETFGKMLRDYAHELSDPENKKRYEEEIKVLEQERGNTIEFIHPHPFRSLRTSVNGKQKCFINVCSSENVGKPECKGGVSEDGLRGQTWSLPHTLPPGRQDTDPKGNKIMIYDVVFHPDTVHIASKNKRFMDMVDGTAIQGIQDAFKVTLDKNNVREMSTKYKGAPQPCVIRKPIPGYKSKEPPEEPDPLAFPYPDEKRPTTSLQVKPTKSPAAKKSSSDAKPKGYSVQPEKVREPTEPNYTVKYRSFVDLQDFRYARDSAQSPRPKEIVVTIDMPLLKAASDASLEVKEKQLLLASKKPAYRLELPLAYPVDEDKGQAKFNKQRGQLTVTLSVLPSDEALDFTVGSAQTCVSDDESQEEKREVDEKDMWKEEERDSKGSEEEQRAVEEDLRQQTRVEEVEKEGERGHEKGGEQMRDGEEGVAGEERVEGEKETREGENSEEEKIGLGEEAKLEKQERKGQEDVEEILKEQKQENEKEVGDSNLQKRQQLEDNEDSGLSFQRDTVDVSAEEENSFPVLITEIEGDVNPSSCLDSSPKMKTSEIREKVETDAAFLNLSSSEESQTSTAAEPQSQNDIEDCCISGNMVTEEPFMGSGEQQEGKNIDQDDLPTVQILKPEQDNKPPPVLLREIDKDGNEKIISDHSTSAGFIFQNSLMYDLD, from the exons ATGGTGGAGGTCGGAGAGAAGCTGAGAGAACTGAACATGACGGTTGATGAAGTCGACAGGCTGACTAAAGCCCTCAGAGATGAGACTTTTGGGAAAATGCTGCGTGATTACGCACACGAATTATCGGACCCCGAGAATAAGAAAAGGTATGAAGAGGAGATCAAAGTGTtggagcaggagagaggaaacaccaTTGAGTTTATCCACCCGCATCCGTTCAGGTCTCTCAGGACCAGTGTGAACGGCAAGCAGAAGTGTTTCATCAATGTCTGCTCCAGTGAAAACGTGGGGAAGCCTGAGTGTAAAGGAGGGGTGTCGGAGGACGGGCTCAGAGGACAGACCTGGTCCCTGCCTCACACTCTGCCCCCAGGGAGACAGGACACAGACCCCAAAGGGAACAAGATCATGATCTACGATGTGGTTTTCCACCCTGACACGGTGCACATTGCAAGCAAAAACAAGAGATTCATGGACATGGTGGACGGCACAGCCATTCAGGGGATCCAGGATGCTTTCAAAGTGACTCTGGACAAAAACAATGTGAGGGAGATGAGTACAAAATACAAGGGGGCCCCTCAGCCTTGTGTCATCCGGAAACCCATACCTGGATACAAATCCAAGGAGCCCCCAGAGGAGCCGGACCCTCTTGCGTTCCCATACCCAGATGAAAAAAGACCTACCACCTCCCTGCAAGTGAAGCCCACAAAATCacctgcagcaaaaaaaagcagcagtgatGCTAAACCTAAAGGCTACAGCGTTCAGCCTGAGAAAGTCAGAGAGCCCACCGAGCCAAACTACACGGTAAAATATCGATCTTTTGTGGATCTACAGGACTTCAGATACGCCAGAGACTCTGCCCAAAGCCCCAGGCCCAAAGAGATAGTGGTCACCATCGACATGCCGCTTCTGAAGGCGGCTTCAGACGCCAGCCTTGAGGTAAAAgagaaacagctgctgctggcGTCCAAGAAACCAGCCTACAGACTGGAGCTGCCCTTAGCCTACCCTGTGGATGAAGACAAAGGACAGGCCAAGTTCAACAAACAGAGAGGACAGCTCACAGTCACACTGTCTGTTCTTCCTTCTGATGAAGCTTTGGATTTCACTGTAGGGTCTGCTCAGACTTGTGTTAGTGATGATGAGAGtcaggaggagaaaagggaggtGGACGAAAAGGATatgtggaaggaggaggagagggacagcAAGGGAagcgaggaggagcagagagctgTCGAGGAGGATTTAAGGCAGCAGACAAGGGTGGAGGAAGTTGAAAAAGAGGGTGAAAGAGGTCATGAGAAAGGAGGGGAGCAGATGAGGGACGGCGAGGAAGGTGTAGCCGGAGAGGAAAGGGTAGAGGGTGAGAAGGAAACACGGGAAGGAGAAAATagtgaagaagagaaaattGGTTTGGGGGAAGAGGCAAAATTGGAAAAGCAGGAAAGAAAAGGCCAAGAAGATGTTGAGGAGATATTGaaagaacagaaacaggaaaatgaaaaagaggtTGGAGACTCTAACCTACAGAAAAGGCAGCAACTTGAAGATAACGAGGACTCTGGTCTAAGTTTTCAGAGGGATACTGTCGATGTTTCTGCTGAGGAAGAAAACTCATTCCCTGTTTTAATCACTGAAATAGAGGGAGATGTCAATCCGAGCTCTTGTTTGGACTCATCACCCAAAATGAAGACTTCAGAAATCAGAGAGAAG GTGGAAACAGACGCTGCATTTCTAAATCTCAGTTCAAGTGAGGAATCCCAAACGTCCACGGCTGCCGAACCTCAGAGCCAGAACGACATAGAGGACTGCTGCATTTCAGGAAACATGGTCACAGAGGAGCCGTTCATGGGTTcaggagagcagcaggaggGTAAGAATATAGACCAAGACGACCTGCCGACGGTGCAAATCCTCAAACCAGAGCAAGACAACAAGCCACCACCTGTGTTATTGAGGGAAATTGATAAAGATGGAAACGAAAAGATCATCAGTGACCATTCCACATCTGCTGGGTTCATCTTCCAAAACTCCCTGATGTATGACCTGGACTGA